In one Macaca fascicularis isolate 582-1 chromosome 6, T2T-MFA8v1.1 genomic region, the following are encoded:
- the GMCL2 gene encoding germ cell-less protein-like 2, whose amino-acid sequence MGSSSSRVLRQPRRALAQQEQGARAGGLAGRPDPGDPAAGYGFCYCPGSHKSSGAFRYCRPDSERDEDEEEGDEQQPLLHIPARKKLRSTSKYIYQTLFLNGEDSDIKICALGEEWRLHKIYLCQSGYFSSMFSGSWKESSMNIIELEIPDQNIDVEALQVAFGSLYRDDVLIKPSRVVAILAAACMLQLDGLIQQCGETMKETITVKTVCGYYTSVGTYGLDSVKKKCLEWLLNNLMTHQNVKLFKELSINVMKQLIGSSNLFVMQVEMDVYTALKKWMFLQLVPSWNGSLKQLLTETDVWFSKQRKDFEDMAFLETEQGKPFVSVFRHLRLQYIISDLASARIIEQDAIVPAEWLSSVYKQQWFAMLRAEQDSEVGPQEIDKEELEGNSMRCGRKLAKDGEYCWCWTGFNFGFDLLVTYTNRCVIFKRNTLNQPCSGSVSLQPQRSIAFRLRLASFDSSGKLICSRTTGYQILILKKDQEQVVMNLDSRFLTFPLYICCNFLYISPEKRIENNRHPENPEN is encoded by the coding sequence ATGGGATCGTCGAGCAGCCGGGTGCTGCGCCAGCCGAGGCGAGCCCTTGCCCAGCAGGAGCAGGGTGCCAGGGCGGGGGGCTTGGCCGGGAGGCCGGACCCTGGAGACCCTGCGGCGGGCTACGGCTTCTGTTACTGCCCGGGCAGTCACAAGAGCAGCGGGGCCTTCCGCTACTGTCGCCCTGACTCGGAGAGAGACgaggatgaggaggagggggACGAGCAGCAGCCGCTCCTCCACATCCCTGCAAGGAAAAAATTAAGGAGTACAtccaaatatatttatcaaaCATTATTTTTGAATGGTGAAGACAGTGACATTAAGATTTGTGCTCTAGGAGAAGAATGGCGattacacaaaatatatttatgtcaATCTGGCTACTTTTCTAGTATGTTCAGTGGTTCTTGGAAAGAATCCAGCATGAATATTATTGAACTGGAGATTCCTGACCAGAACATTGATGTAGAAGCGCTGCAGGTTGCGTTTGGTTCACTGTATCGAGATGACGTGCTGATAAAGCCCAGTCGAGTTGTTGCCATTTTGGCAGCCGCTTGTATGCTGCAGTTGGATGGTTTAATACAGCAGTGTGGGGAGACGATGAAGGAGACAATTACTGTGAAAACTGTATGTGGCTATTACACATCAGTAGGGACCTATGGATTAGATTCCGTAAAGAAAAAGTGCCTTGAATGGCTTCTAAACAATTTGATGACTCACCAGAatgttaaactttttaaagaactcAGTATAAATGTCATGAAACAGCTCATTGGTTCATCTAACTTATTTGTGATGCAAGTGGAGATGGATGTATACACCGCTCTAAAAAAGTGGATGTTTCTTCAACTTGTGCCTTCTTGGAATGGATCTTTAAAACAGCTTTTGACAGAAACAGATGTCTGGTTTTCCAAACAGAGAAAAGATTTTGAAGATATGGCCTTTCTTGAAACTGAACAAGGAAAACCATTTGTATCAGTATTCAGACATTTAAGGTTACAATATATTATCAGTGACCTGGCTTCTGCAAGAATTATTGAACAAGATGCTATAGTACCTGCAGAATGGCTGTCTTCTGTGTATAAACAGCAGTGGTTTGCTATGCTGCGGGCCGAACAAGACAGTGAGGTAGGGCCTCAAGAAATCGATAAAGAAGAACTGGAGGGAAATAGCATGAGGTGTGGTAGAAAGCTTGCCAAAGACGGTGAATACTGCTGGTGTTGGACGGGTTTTAACTTCGGCTTTGACCTACTTGTAACTTACACCAATCGATGCGTCATTTTCAAACGCAATACACTGAATCAGCCATGTAGCGGGTCTGTCAGTTTACAGCCTCAAAGGAGCATAGCATTTAGATTACGTTTGGCTTCTTTTGATAGTAGTGGAAAACTAATATGTAGTAGAACAACTGGCTATCAAATACTTATACTTAAAAAGGATCAGGAACAAGTGGTGATGAATTTGGACAGCAGGTTTCTGACCTTCCCTTTATATATCTGCTGTAACTTCTTGTATATATCGCCAgagaaaagaattgaaaataatcGTCACCCAGAAAATCCAGAAAACTGA